The genomic window CCATCCAGGCGCGCAGGTTGCGGCCCTGCAGCCCCGGCACGGTGGCGTCGCAGAGGCCCTGGGCCAGCACCTCGTCGGCCAGCGGGTAGTGGCTGGGGGCCGGCTTGTCCAGCGCCTCGCCGTTGGACGGCGGCTTGCGCGCGCCCGGGTAGCCGGGCAATTCCAATCGAGACGGGATGAAGAAGCCGCCCCGCCGGCCCCAGCTGCCCAGCAGGGCGCCCAGGATGGCAATGGCGCGGCTGCGCTGGGTGTCGTCGCCGTACCAGGTGACGTGGCGGCCGGGGTGGACCAGGGTGGCGGGGGCGGCCCCGGCCATGAGACGGGCTGTCTCGCGGATGAGGGCCGGCTCGATGCCGGTGCGCGGGTAGGCCCACTCCGGACTGAAGGGCGCCACGTGGGCCTTCAGCTGCTCGAAGCCCGTGGTGTGGCGCTCCACGTAGGTGGCGTCGTGGCGGTTCTCGCCGATGATGACGTGCATCCAAGCCAGGAGCAGGGCGAGGTCGCTGCCGGGACGGATGGGCAGCCAGTGCCGCGCCTTGGAGGCGGCCACCGAGAAGCGGGGATCCACCACGATGAGGTCGGCCCCGCCCCGGATGGCGGCGGCGAAGTCCTGCACCTGGGTGTTGTGCATGTTCTCGCCCAGGTGGCTGCCGATGAGGACGAGGCAGCGCGTGTGCTCCAGGTCCGTCACCTCGGGGGACCCCACGCCGTGGCCGTAGGTGAGGGTGAAGCCCACGTCGCGCGGACCGCGGCACTGGGCGTAGCTGGGCGCCGCGATGTTGGGACAGCCCGCCGCCGTGAAGAGCTGCTTCATCCAGTTGGCGCCCCAGCCATGGTAGAAGAGGCCCAGCGCCCCGGCGCCGTGCTCGGCGATGATGCGGTTGAAGTGGTGGGCCGTCTCGTCCAGGGCCTCGTCCCAGGAGATGGCCGCGAACTCCTGCCCGCCCCGCTTGCTGACCCGGCGCAGGGGCGTCTTGAGGCGGTCGGGGTCGTAGAGCAGGCCCGTGCCGCCGGCGCCCCGCGGGCAGAGCCGCCCCCGGGAGAGGGGATGGCGCGGGTTGCCCTTGAGCTTGGTGACGCGCCCGTCCTTGACGTGGGCCAGCACGCCGCACCTCCAGAAGCACAGCTCGCAGAAGGTGGGCACCACGCGCTCGCCCTCGGTGGCGGGATCCTCCACCGGGTCCGCGTAGTGCCCGTACCAGTTGCTGCCCAGGCCGCCCAGCACGGCCGCCCCTGCCGCCCCCGCCGCGCTGATGCGGATGAAATCGCGGCGCTTCATGGGGCGCTCCGCCCGTCCCCGGCGTGGACGAGGTCGCACATGGCGTCCAGCATGCGGGCCAGCACCTGGCCTTGGGCGCTGAGGCGCAGCTCCGCCCCCTGGCGGACGCCCGCCACCAGGCCGCAGGCGCGCAGGGGCTCGAGCAGGCGGGCCACGCTGGACTGGGGCAGGCCCAGCTCCTCCACCAGATGCTTCTGGCTGGGGCACTCGCCCTCCATCAGCTGGCAGGCGATGCGCAGGCGCTGGGGGTGGCCCAGGGCCTTGAAGACCTCCGCTGCGCGACGGATCTCCTCGACAGTGCGTTGCATGGGCGGCCTCATGATCGAACCCGGATAATCGGATATGCGGGAGGGAGGATAGGATTTGCCGGAACGATTGTCAAGGGATTGACAGGAAGAGGGTGCGCAGGGGTGACGCTTCGGTTCTGCCTGCCCGTCCCGTCCGCGC from bacterium includes these protein-coding regions:
- a CDS encoding helix-turn-helix domain-containing protein — its product is MQRTVEEIRRAAEVFKALGHPQRLRIACQLMEGECPSQKHLVEELGLPQSSVARLLEPLRACGLVAGVRQGAELRLSAQGQVLARMLDAMCDLVHAGDGRSAP
- a CDS encoding molybdopterin-dependent oxidoreductase; translation: MKRRDFIRISAAGAAGAAVLGGLGSNWYGHYADPVEDPATEGERVVPTFCELCFWRCGVLAHVKDGRVTKLKGNPRHPLSRGRLCPRGAGGTGLLYDPDRLKTPLRRVSKRGGQEFAAISWDEALDETAHHFNRIIAEHGAGALGLFYHGWGANWMKQLFTAAGCPNIAAPSYAQCRGPRDVGFTLTYGHGVGSPEVTDLEHTRCLVLIGSHLGENMHNTQVQDFAAAIRGGADLIVVDPRFSVAASKARHWLPIRPGSDLALLLAWMHVIIGENRHDATYVERHTTGFEQLKAHVAPFSPEWAYPRTGIEPALIRETARLMAGAAPATLVHPGRHVTWYGDDTQRSRAIAILGALLGSWGRRGGFFIPSRLELPGYPGARKPPSNGEALDKPAPSHYPLADEVLAQGLCDATVPGLQGRNLRAWMVYGSNLPTTLPAPARVHEAIQRLDFLVTVDVLPAEICGWSDIVLPEATYLERCDDLHAPPWRQPFVAVRQEVVPPLHDSKPGWWIARGLAARMGLAEHFPWADSMDYAKARVAAAGLSCEQLQEEGVALGPPQPLYFEEGAPADFPTDSGRIELYSATLAALGFDPMPVYTDHGDPPAGWFRLLFGRAPTHSFGRTTNNRLLSTTYRENEVWVNRRAAARWSLKEGDRVRLQNQDGVLSTFDAPVKLTERIRPDAVYIVHGYGRRAKGLRFVFGRGIDSAELISRSRTDPIMGGTGMNVNFVTLVPSEGVAAAAGGGDA